A part of Aspergillus flavus chromosome 1, complete sequence genomic DNA contains:
- a CDS encoding putative polyketide synthase, with amino-acid sequence MTADSLAHSPPAIPTPSTQTSSEPTSVDQDDLSILSEDLCMPIAIVGMGFRGPGSATHIKELWTMILEGREAWSPIPKSRWNNDAFYHPDHSRHGTVSTVISSRHLTILELTTRHTQINVEGGHFLAEDVTLFDAPFFNMTSDEAAAMDPQQRLLLEVTYEGFENAGIPMAKIMGSSTACFVGCFNADYTDLLLRDPDCIPMYQCTNSGQSRAMTANRVSYFFDMKGPSVTVDTACSGSLTALHLACQSLRTGDASMAVAAGVNLILSHEFMSTMTMMKFLSPDGRCHTFDENASGYARGEGIGCLILKPLRDAIQDHDPIRAIIRGSGLNQDGRTPGITLPNGTSQEALMRHVYEVAGLDPCETDFVEAHGTGTQAGDHIETAALAKVFCHNRSPMRPLRVGSIKTNVGHLEGTSGVAGVIKAVLMLENRTFLPNRNFRVVNPRIRCEDWKLKVRIQLSAEPWEYPGPHRVSVNSFGYGGSNAHAILEDASGYLYSRGLRSIVQHGEHVVDANQVCPNRSRVYMFSGFDERSTTRQLQNFREYLLKERSEADDRYMSNLAYTLNERRTVHACRAAIVGASPATLAEASSGRVKIVKARRRPTIAFVFTGQGAQWAGMGKELFEAYPVFHESIQRIDDYMLSIGAPYCMVDEILKTQEVSRLSNPLFSQPICSALQIALVDLLASWGIHPDSVTGHSSGEIAAAYATGALTMEDAMAVAYYRGVVVSSSSFANGQIRGAMLALGTSVRESQSYLEMLQSGKAVVACINSPTSVTIAGDLPAIDELERIVREKQVFSRRLAVEVAYHSHHMELVKEQYLGHIAHVSPRSREEVANYLHNRSVSFFSSVTGAEINPSELDSRYWVSNLLNQVNFADSLRALCFETINQRDPVRTLGDKRIKRAGTAQKVSVDALVEVGPHATLAGPIKQTLRDDTKLNAADILCISVLTRKSNAITTALTAAATLMCTGYPVDSRAINDPTASQEPSVLVDLPQYSWSHTNTYWAEPRVSKTFRNRKHARTDLLGVIDRMACSFQPLWRNFLRVSENPWLLDHRIESNIVYPAAGYIVMAIEAFLQHTLIGTTADEKPTIYIRDISIQSALVLHETAAVETLLILNQCESNSRGSHQAHKFHIYSVTQDNIWTEHCNGLIGAQNGDRVESGLESERAAHNFTSLDIPSFYKALASVGLEYGPCFANIRQARFKNSTCISEIITPDTAAVMPMNFQFPFLIHPCTLDSIIHTIFVNTDTINDPAVPVRIDEMCVSCRTDYAAGSKLNVLTKTQCTRKGGLIASISVLDESRRPSISITDLRCRRLGPSPPPESKRMKNHIAHELKWDLDIDFLTGSALSSIVPVCKESKKQSSGFNALHEACALYYIKEYVKHVNQATTEKLPAFRKRQLEFFKETATQRYQRSRNIQSDDIERVKSSGPEGHVLCTVGANLSLSLTEDTSLGTVDEHSMWDEYWKTVYDDTAYETVSRYLDLVGHKNPMVSILEVEASTGGASKRFLQRLVGAKGGVTRFTKYTATHPDLRLLEPTRDEICAWDHCVEIKELDVEGDLHAQGFAIQQYDVVVIAHGLYTVESKHKALSNIHSLLKPNGHLVLIDPLCKPKLSEYVIFADFAGPWKQDGVGYFDNDLITTLKDAQFSELQELSGSRDQCMVIISRPIRQQTSLTSEVVIVAEEGECGVQIPHLRDLLSSVSQVDTTDLAHLKPQRKACVVLSDLQAPVLASLDQATMDIIKQMFLEAACVLWVTRGGTITPVNPEAGIITGFTRTARSETGVEPIITLDLDAGSPLCGYRAAELIYDLVRQRMLGGKSAESDTEYVERSGALLIPRIMENQRWYEAIASVQDKHLTSVEAFHQVNRPLRVAVNDSVQPEDIHFIDDSRITTLSDIEVRIQVHAVGLSERDAQLADSQASGAAEIGLGCSGTVQAVGRSVRNLIPGDRVACLRSGTAASFYQDRETAFQKIPSDMSFETAAAIPAAYCTAFHAVHCLADIKPGDRILISSAVGAVGQAAIEVCTVSGAHAYALVGSAADKELFVSSSLLSDERILRTDESYFKDLLKLTDNKGVKTILNCGESDNHTFRSSWKCFGASGTFIQLHARNTAEKRGWEVPELDKDIIFATMDIGNLVNNNSEMLDEVWDRVARLFRRGTLRGHSHPTSYSISNFAEALDVLTLTNHRDPIVLTAGIDVMVKTIVSRQPDMLLRPDVSYMLVGGLGGIGRATALWLADHGARTIIFVSRSGLSGASSQRTIQGLNEKGVRTIIHACDISQSDQVEKMVNDLQETVPPIRGVIQGAMILRDTHIEKMTLADYITILGPKYHGTWNLHRYLPSNLDWFVMLSSISGIIGNATQAAYAAGSTFMDSFAAYRNSLGLPAVSLDLGVITNAGYLAENKELASKMEQQGFQGTDTKTLMSLIEVAITSCQEDRTTSQIITGLGQWKAGRSLPNFDAPLFSHFRRLHLDTSVSSQTEIPDTLRQGLQATKTLEDATAVIYTALSTRVATHLSIPVDSINPTGPITEYGIDSHVAVELRNWISKHIEGTVPILEILASSSLMELAGKIADRSNLVMVDE; translated from the exons ATGACGGCCGATTCCCTTGCACATAGTCCACCCGCCATCCCGACTCCTTCCACTCAAACTTCTTCAGAACCAACTTCAGTAGATCAAGATGACTTGTCCATCCTATCAGAAGATCTGTGCATGCCCATTGCAATCGTTGGAATGGGCTTCAGAGGCCCTGGGAGTGCCACCCATATTAAGGAATTATGGACGATGATTCTCGAAGGGCGGGAGGCGTGGAGTCCAATTCCAAAGTCTCGATGGAATAATGATGCCTTTTATCATCCGGACCACTCACGACATGGAACAGTGAGTACAGTCATATCCTCCAGACATTTGACCATCTTAGAGCTGACAACAAGACACACACAGATCAACGTTGAAGGCGGGCATTTCCTAGCAGAAGATGTGACTTTGTTTGATGCACCATTCTTCAACATGACAAGCGACGAGGCGGCC GCGATGGACCCTCAGCAGCGGCTGTTACTTGAGGTTACTTACGAAGGCTTCGAAAATG CTGGTATCCCGATGGCAAAGATTATGGGCAGTTCAACAGCCTGCTTTGTTGGTTGTTTCAACGCCGACTACaccgatcttctcctccgtGACCCAGACTGCATTCCGATGTATCAGTGCACAAACTCAGGGCAGTCGCGAGCCATGACGGCGAACCGAGTGTCGTACTTCTTTGACATGAAAGGCCCTAGTGTCACAGTTGATACCGCCTGTTCAGGTAGTTTGACAGCTCTCCATCTGGCATGTCAAAGCCTCCGGACCGGTGATGCGTCGATGGCCGTCGCAGCGGGAGTCAATTTGATTCTTAGCCACGAGTTCATGTCAACAATGACTATGATGAA GTTCCTTTCCCCGGACGGACGATGCCATACATTCGACGAAAATGCCAGCGGATACGCTCGAGGCGAAGGTATTGGGTGTTTGATCCTCAAGCCATTAAGAGACGCCATTCAAGACCATGACCCCATCCGCGCCATAATCCGAGGCTCTGGGCTGAATCAAGACGGGAGAACCCCCGGAATTACCCTGCCGAATGGCACATCGCAAGAAGCTCTGATGCGTCATGTCTACGAGGTGGCTGGCCTCGATCCATGCGAGACGGACTTCGTCGAAGCCCACGGTACTGGAACTCAGGCTGGCGACCATATTGAAACAGCAGCTCTCGCAAAGGTATTTTGCCACAATCGAAGTCCCATGCGACCGCTACGAGTCGGGTCCATTAAAACCAACGTCGGCCATCTGGAGGGTACGAGTGGAGTTGCGGGCGTTATTAAAGCCGTCCTGATGCTTGAGAATCGGACCTTTCTTCCCAACCGCAACTTTCGAGTGGTCAATCCTCGTATCCGATGCGAAGACTGGAAACTGAAGGTAAGA ATACAGTTATCTGCGGAGCCGTGGGAATACCCGGGTCCGCATCGTGTTTCTGTAAACAGCTTCGGATATGGGGGGAGTAACGCACATGCCATACTCGAAGATGCATCAGGCTATCTTTACAGTCGTGGACTGAGAAGTATAGTGCAACATGGCGAGCATGTTGTCGATGCCAACCAAGTTTGCCCTAACCGATCTCGAGTCTACATGTTCTCTGGGTTTGATGAGAGGTCCACCACGAGGCAGCTTCAGAACTTTCGAGAATATCTACTCAAGGAAAGGTCCGAGGCAGATGATAGATACATGAGTAACCTAGCTTATACGTTGAACGAACGCCGTACGGTCCATGCCTGCAGAGCTGCCATTGTGGGAGCATCTCCTGCCACACTAGCAGAAGCATCATCTGGTCGGGTGAAAATTGTTAAAGCTCGTCGACGACCAACTATCGCGTTCGTCTTCACGGGACAGGGTGCGCAGTGGGCGGGAATGGGAAAGGAGCTATTCGAGGCATACCCGGTATTCCACGAATCAATCCAAAGAATCGACGACTATATGCTATCCATTGGTGCTCCTTACTGTATGGTGG ATGAGATCCTGAAGACTCAAGAAGTTTCGCGACTGAGCAACCCCCTCTTCAGCCAGCCCATATGTTCTGCCCTTCAGATAGCCCTGGTTGATCTACTGGCATCTTGGGGAATACATCCAGACTCAGTAACCGGACACTCTAGCGGGGAAATTGCCGCTGCATATGCTACTGGCGCATTGACCATGGAGGATGCCATGGCAGTGGCTTACTACCGAGGAGTGGTTGTCAGTAGCTCGTCTTTCGCTAATGGGCAGATAAGGGGGGCCATGCTTGCCCTCGGGACGTCTGTCCGGGAGAGCCAGTCGTATCTCGAGATGCTCCAATCGGGCAAGGCTGTTGTAGCGTGCATCAACAGCCCAACGAGTGTCACGATTGCCGGAGACCTTCCTGCTATCGATGAATTAGAGCGGATCGTTCGCGAGAAGCAAGTTTTCAGCCGCCGACTAGCAGTGGAAGTTGCATACCATTCCCACCATATGGAATTAGTTAAGGAGCAGTACTTGGGTCATATAGCGCATGTGAGCCCACGGAGCCGTGAGGAGGTTGCAAACTATCTTCATAATCGATCTgtatcctttttctcttccgtTACAGGAGCGGAGATCAACCCATCCGAACTGGATTCACGATATTGGGTTAGTAACCTTCTAAACCAGGTGAATTTTGCCGATTCGTTGCGCGCTCTGTGCTTTGAGACAATTAACCAGCGGGATCCCGTCAGGACGCTAGGAGACAAGCGAATAAAGCGAGCCGGTACGGCTCAAAAGGTCAGCGTGGATGCCCTTGTTGAGGTTGGTCCTCATGCTACACTGGCAGGGCCAATCAAGCAGACCTTGCGAGATGACACAAAGCTCAATGCAGCTGATATTTTATGCATTAGTGTTTTGACCAGAAAGAGCAATGCTATTACAACGGCTCTAACGGCTGCCGCTACACTAATGTGTACCGGATATCCCGTGGACTCCCGGGCGATTAACGATCCCACGGCTTCTCAGGAACCAAGCGTGCTTGTTGACCTCCCTCAGTATTCGTGGAGTCATACAAACACATATTGGGCAGAGCCCCGGGTTAGCAAGACCTTTCGCAATCGCAAGCATGCCAGGACAGATCTATTGGGCGTCATCGATAGGATGGCTTGTTCTTTTCAGCCTTTGTGGAGAAACTTTCTTCGCGTGTCTGAAAACCCTTGGCTATTGGATCACAGAATCGAATCTAATATTGTATATCCTGCTGCTGGGTATATTGTCATGGCGATAGAGGCATTCCTTCAGCATACCTTAATCGGTACCACTGCAGATGAGAAACCCACAATCTACATTCGTGACATATCCATTCAATCGGCTCTAGTACTCCACGAGACAGCGGCTGTAGAGACCTTACTCATACTTAACCAATGCGAGAGCAACTCTCGTGGCTCCCATCAGGCTCACAAATTTCACATTTACTCAGTCACACAGGACAACATATGGACAGAGCATTGCAATGGTTTGATTGGAGCACAGAATGGCGATCGAGTCGAATCTGGGCTTGAATCTGAGCGAGCAGCCCATAACTTTACTTCCCTCGACATCCCATCATTTTACAAAGCCTTAGCCAGTGTCGGGCTCGAGTACGGACCGTGTTTCGCTAACATCAGGCAAGCACGCTTCAAGAACTCAACGTGTATATCAGAGATTATCACTCCAGATACTGCTGCAGTGATGCCCATGAATTTTCAGTTTCCGTTTCTGATACATCCTTGCACTTTGGACAGTATAATTCACACGATATTCGTCAACACGGACACCATCAACGACCCTGCCGTTCCTGTCCGTATCGATGAGATGTGCGTGTCATGCCGCACAGATTACGCGGCTGGGAGCAAACTAAATGTGTTGACCAAAACACAGTGCACAAGAAAGGGGGGTCTTATAGCCTCGATTTCAGTTCTGGATGAATCTCGACGACCGTCTATTTCGATTACGGATCTACGGTGCAGGCGTCTTGGACCGAGCCCACCTCCGGAGTcgaagagaatgaagaatCATATAGCACATGAGTTGAAATGGGATTTGGATATAGATTTCCTGACCGGGTCTGCGTTATCGAGCATTGTCCCCGTCTGCAAGGAGTCAAAGAAGCAGTCTAGTGGATTTAACGCTTTGCATGAAGCATGCGCATTATACTACATCAAGGAATACGTTAAACATGTGAACCAAGCGACCACTGAGAAGCTCCCGGCTTTCAGGAAAAGACAGCTCGAATTCTTCAAAGAGACAGCGACCCAGCGATATCAGAGATCCCGCAATATTCAGAGTGATGATATCGAACGAGTCAAATCTTCCGGTCCTGAAGGTCATGTTCTCTGCACTGTGGGCGCCAATCTCTCTCTTAGCTTGACGGAGGACACCAGCCTTGGAACAGTTGATGAACACTCCATGTGGGACGAGTACTGGAAAACGGTCTACGATGACACGGCATATGAAACAGTCTCCAGGTACTTGGACCTGGTTGGCCATAAGAACCCTATGGTATCAATCCTTGAAGTCGAGGCTAGTACGGGTGGAGCATCGAAGAGATTCCTCCAACGGCTCGTCGGGGCAAAGGGTGGTGTTACTCGATTCACCAAGTATACCGCAACACACCCAGATTTACGTCTTCTAGAGCCAACACGAGATGAGATCTGTGCATGGGACCACTGCGTGGAAATCAAGGAGCTTGACGTCGAGGGAGACCTACATGCCCAGGGTTTCGCCATACAGCAATACGATGTCGTGGTTATTGCACATGGGCTATACACAGTCGAATCGAAGCATAAAGCATTGAGCAATATTCATAGTCTCCTCAAGCCTAATGGTCATCTGGTTCTGATCGACCCTTTATGCAAACCGAAATTATCCGAGTATGTGATATTCGCTGATTTTGCGGGGCCGTGGAAGCAAGATGGGGTTGGATATTTCGACAATGACTTGATAACCACTCTAAAGGATGCTCAGTTCTCGGAATTGCAAGAACTAAGCGGGTCTAGAGATCAATGTATGGTTATTATTTCTCGACCTATAAGACAACAGACTTCGCTCACGTCAGAAGTTGTGATTGTTGCAGAGGAAGGCGAGTGTGGTGTACAGATACCCCATTTGCGAgaccttctttcttcagtaTCGCAAGTTGACACAACCGACCTTGCTCATCTGAAGCCGCAGAGAAAGGCTTGTGTCGTCCTGAGTGATCTGCAGGCACCGGTCCTAGCATCTCTGGATCAAGCAACAATGGATATAATTAAGCAGATGTTTCTGGAAGCGGCCTGCGTCCTCTGGGTGACGCGTGGTGGCACAATCACACCAGTCAATCCAGAAGCCGGCATTATCACCGGCTTTACACGAACTGCTCGCTCAGAGACGGGAGTAGAGCCTATTATCACACTTGATTTAGATGCTGGTAGTCCGCTTTGCGGGTATCGAGCGGCTGAACTCATCTACGATCTTGTTCGTCAACGTATGTTGGGAGGGAAGTCAGCCGAGTCCGATACAGAATATGTGGAAAGGAGTGGTGCGCTTCTTATCCCTCGGATTATGGAGAACCAACGGTGGTATGAAGCGATTGCATCTGTTCAAGATAAGCATCTCACAAGCGTTGAAGCCTTCCATCAGGTGAACCGACCTCTGAGAGTGGCGGTGAATGATAGTGTCCAACCCGAAGATATCCACTTCATAGATGACAGCCGGATTACCACGCTTTCGGATATTGAGGTCCGCATACAAGTCCATGCCGTCGGACTGAGTGAGCGAGATGCGCAGCTAGCGGACAGCCAAGCTTCAGGCGCAGCGGAAATTGGGCTCGGATGTAGCGGGACTGTACAAGCTGTCGGTAGATCCGTTCGCAACCTGATACCTGGAGACAGAGTAGCCTGCCTTAGATCAGGAACAGCCGCAAGTTTCTACCAAGACAGAGAAACTGCATTTCAAAAAATACCTTCGGATATGTCTTTTGAAACTGCTGCCGCGATTCCCGCGGCTTATTGCACAGCTTTCCATGCCGTCCATTGCCTTGCTGATATAAAACCCGGAGATAGAATATTGATTAGCTCTGCTGTTGGAGCAGTTGGTCAAGCTGCAATCGAAGTATGTACTGTATCAGGTGCTCATGCATACGCGCTTGTGGGGAGCGCCGCAGATAAAGAACTTTTCGTCTCCTCGTCTCTGTTGTCCGATGAACGGATACTCCGGACTGACGAGTCGTACTTCAAAGATCTCCTTAAGTTGACCGATAACAAAGGAGTGAAGACAATACTTAACTGTGGTGAATCCGACAATCATACCTTCCGTTCATCATGGAAATGTTTTGGAGCATCAGGCACTTTCATTCAATTACATGCCCGTAACACAGCTGAGAAGCGTGGATGGGAAGTGCCAGAACTCGACAAAGATATCATTTTTGCTACAATGGACATTGGGAACCTAGTCAATAATAATTCTGAAATGCTTGACGAGGTTTGGGACCGAGTAGCGCGTCTTTTTCGCCGAGGCACACTCCGTGGTCACTCACACCCGACCTCTTATAGCATCTCGAACTTCGCTGAAGCGCTGGATGTTCTCACGCTAACAAATCATCGAGACCCGATTGTACTAACAGCTGGTATTGATGTCATGGTCAAG ACTATCGTCTCTAGGCAACCCGATATGCTTCTCCGACCAGATGTATCATACATGCTTGTCGGGGGTCTCGGTGGTATCGGTCGCGCGACAGCACTCTGGCTGGCAGATCATGGAGCAAGAACAATCATCTTCGTCAGTAGGAGCGGACTATCAGGAGCATCGTCCCAAAGGACTATACAGGGATTGAACGAGAAGGGAGTCCGAACCATCATTCATGCCTGCGACATATCCCAATCTGATCAAGTTGAAAAGATGGTGAACGATCTTCAAGAAACTGTACCACCAATTCGGGGCGTCATCCAAGGTGCCATGATTCTAAGG GACACCCATATCGAGAAAATGACTCTTGCCGACTACATTACAATACTTGGGCCAAAGTACCACGGCACTTGGAACCTCCACCGCTACCTCCCATCCAATCTCGACTGGTTCGTCATGCTATCTTCCATTAGCGGCATAATAGGCAACGCGACGCAGGCCGCCTACGCCGCCGGCTCAACATTCATGGACTCATTCGCAGCATACCGTAACTCCTTAGGCCTTCCGGCAGTATCCTTAGATCTAGGAGTAATCACCAATGCGGGCTATCTAGCCGAGAACAAAGAACTGGCATCGAAAATGGAGCAGCAGGGATTCCAGGGAACTGATACTAAGACCCTTATGTCATTAATCGAGGTAGCAATCACGAGCTGCCAGGAAGACAGAACGACTTCCCAAATAATTACCGGTTTGGGTCAGTGGAAAGCAGGTCGATCACTACCCAACTTCGATGCAcctcttttctcccactTTCGTCGACTCCATCTGGACACGTCAGTCAGCTCCCAGACCGAAATACCCGATACACTGAGACAGGGTCTCCAGGCCACGAAAACCCTCGAAGATGCTACAGCTGTAATCTATACAGCTTTAAGTACTCGAGTCGCCACTCATCTCTCAATTCCAGTTGACAGCATCAACCCTACAGGTCCAATAACGGAGTACGGAATCGATTCTCATGTAGCGGTCGAACTGCGGAACTGGATCTCCAAACACATAGAGGGCACGGTTCCTATTCTGGAAATCTTAGCTAGTTCGTCCTTGATGGAATTGGCAGGGAAGATAGCAGACAGGTCCAATCTAGTTATGGTCGATGAGTAG
- a CDS encoding serine hydrolase FSH yields MPLKLLCLHGWGTNTKILQSQLNGLMTDLRRDNTVTFHFLEGDVDSIPGPGISGFYDGPYYSYYKFPRSISDNGAEGESLLSAYDRLYDVVDEEGPFDGVLGFSHGGTLAAGFLIHHAKLYPQELPLFRCAIFINSLPPFRMDPGGTPVIDPDLNGYINIPTVSIGGAEDPLLEYSLALYRLCNPSMSTWVVHSKGHDIPADTRNVSSIAAAIRKLAVQTLAVW; encoded by the exons ATGCCTCTCAAACTACTTTGTCTCCATGGTTGGGGCACCAATACCAAG ATCTTGCAGTCCCAGTTAA ATGGTCTAATGACCGATCTTCGTCGCGATAACACGGTGACATTCCACTTTCTTGAGGGAGACGTGGATTCAATTCCAGGCCCGGGGATCTCGGGCTTCTACGACGGTCCTTACTACAGTTATTATAAGTTTCCCCGGTCTATTTCGGACAATGGTGCCGAGGGAGAGTCTTTACTGAGTGCGTACGACCGCCTTTACGACGTTGTAGACGAGGAAGGTCCTTTCGATGGGGTCCTGGGCTTCTCCCATGGGGGCACATTGGCAGCTGGATTCTTGATCCACCATGCAAAATTGTACCCGCAAGAACTACCTTTGTTTCGCTGTGCTATCTTCATCAACTCCCTCCCACCATTCCGGATGGATCCAGGTGGAACTCCAGTGATTGATCCAGATCTGAATGGGTACATCAACATCCCAACCGTGAGTATTGGCGGGGCTGAAGATCCGCTGCTTGAGTACTCACTTGCACTGTATCGGCTGTGCAATCCATCCATGTCGACCTGGGTGGTGCACAGCAAAGGTCACGATATCCCAGCAGATACAAGGAACGTTTCCTCCATCGCTGCAGCAATCAGGAAGTTGGCGGTCCAGACGTTGGCAGTTTGGTGA